In Microbacterium sp. 1.5R, the following are encoded in one genomic region:
- the secF gene encoding protein translocase subunit SecF — MASMNEFGNNLYTGKTSFPFVGKRRLWFIIAIVLVVGSALVPLIRPIQFSIEFTGGSQFTVQAPDSFEQETAKTAVQSVVPGAATKVVVVGGNDIRVQTDQMSAAETQQVSNALADAYGVEPESVTSSFIGPAWGENVTKQSLWGLAIFLALTFLILAIYFRTWKMSAAAILGLLDVLVITVGVYALAGFEISPAAVIGFLTILAYSLYDTTVVFDKIRENTTEDGENSTRTFGESVNLAVNQTLIRSINTSVVAALPVGAVLFIGAFWLGAESLTDISLSIFVGILVATYSTLFVAAPLYSLFRENEPQIAARDAKIREARSLATAETR; from the coding sequence ATGGCTTCCATGAACGAGTTCGGTAACAACCTTTACACGGGAAAGACGTCCTTCCCGTTCGTCGGCAAGCGCCGCCTGTGGTTCATCATCGCGATCGTGCTGGTCGTCGGCTCGGCGCTGGTGCCGCTCATCCGCCCGATCCAGTTCTCGATCGAGTTCACGGGCGGGTCGCAGTTCACCGTGCAGGCGCCCGACAGCTTCGAGCAGGAGACCGCGAAGACCGCGGTGCAGTCGGTCGTACCCGGTGCGGCGACCAAGGTCGTCGTGGTGGGCGGCAACGACATCCGCGTCCAGACCGATCAGATGAGCGCCGCCGAGACGCAGCAGGTCTCCAACGCCCTCGCCGATGCCTATGGCGTCGAGCCCGAGAGCGTGACCTCGTCGTTCATCGGACCGGCGTGGGGTGAGAACGTCACCAAGCAGTCCCTCTGGGGTCTCGCGATCTTCCTCGCACTGACGTTCCTGATCCTCGCGATCTACTTCCGGACCTGGAAGATGTCCGCGGCAGCGATCCTCGGCCTGCTCGACGTCCTCGTCATCACGGTCGGCGTCTACGCCCTGGCCGGGTTCGAGATCTCACCGGCCGCGGTCATCGGATTCCTGACCATCCTTGCCTACTCGCTGTATGACACCACGGTGGTGTTCGACAAGATCAGGGAGAACACCACGGAGGACGGCGAGAACTCGACGCGAACCTTCGGCGAGTCGGTCAACCTCGCGGTGAACCAGACGCTCATCCGATCGATCAACACCTCGGTCGTCGCCGCACTGCCGGTCGGCGCGGTCCTTTTCATCGGAGCCTTCTGGCTGGGCGCCGAGTCCCTCACGGACATCTCGCTCTCGATCTTCGTCGGCATCCTGGTCGCGACCTACTCGACCCTGTTCGTGGCCGCGCCGCTCTACTCGCTCTTCCGCGAGAACGAGCCGCAGATCGCGGCACGAGATGCCAAGATCCGCGAGGCGCGAAGCCTCGCGACCGCAGAGACCCGATAG
- a CDS encoding RelA/SpoT family protein, with amino-acid sequence MAEPQTASQGSSLRRLVPRIFSRAPRINDLDNLIRTVRANHPRGDLAVIERAYAVAKEKHTGQQRQSGEPYITHPLAVAQILAEMGLGPRAIAAALLHDTVEDTGYALTDLTAEFGDEVAMLVDGVTKLDKVKYGESAQAETVRKMIVAMSKDIRVLLIKLADRLHNARTWGFVPPEKAAKKAKETLEIYAPLANRLGIQAIKSELEDLSFAVLHPKIYNEIHNLIAQRTPQREKYLAQVVEEIDEDLRDLRIRGKVVGRPKQLYSVYQKMVVRGREFDDIYDLIGIRVLVASVRDCYAVLGAIHARWTPLPGRFKDYIATPKFNLYQSLHTTVIGPSGRTVEIQIRTHEMHQQAEYGVAAHWMYKERMNGGKTEVRAADNDMAWLAHISDWQAETADPGEFLDSLRFEIGAKEVYVFTPKGRVVGLPAGATPVDFAYAVHTEIGHRTMGSKVNGRLVPLESELKSGDVVEVFTSKNPDAGPSQDWLGFVKSTRARNKIRGWFTKERREEAIEQGKEAIARAMRRQNMPLQRLMSQDSFAEVAHQLRYEDVSALYAAVGEGHVSTQSVLEKVTALVAATDPATGPIDLPGSMPSREPRAGDSGVLVRGASDILVKVAKCCTPVPGDEIVGFVTRGSGVSVHRTDCPNVKALASEEDRFVEVSWAPTTKSVFRVQIQVEALDRSGLLSDVTRVLSEHHVNILSATVSTTDERLAISRFVFEMGDAVHLDRVLNAVRRIDAVYDVYRVTSS; translated from the coding sequence ATGGCGGAACCGCAGACGGCGTCGCAGGGCTCCAGCCTGAGACGACTGGTTCCCCGCATCTTCTCCCGCGCGCCCAGGATCAACGACCTCGACAATCTGATCCGCACGGTCCGTGCGAATCACCCGCGAGGCGATCTCGCCGTCATCGAGCGCGCCTACGCCGTGGCCAAGGAGAAGCACACCGGCCAGCAGCGCCAGAGCGGCGAGCCCTACATCACGCACCCGCTCGCCGTCGCGCAGATTCTCGCGGAGATGGGCCTGGGTCCTCGAGCCATCGCTGCGGCGCTGCTGCACGACACCGTCGAAGACACCGGCTATGCGCTCACCGACCTCACGGCGGAGTTCGGCGACGAGGTCGCGATGCTCGTCGACGGCGTCACCAAGCTCGACAAGGTCAAGTACGGCGAGAGCGCCCAGGCCGAGACCGTCCGCAAGATGATCGTCGCGATGTCGAAAGACATCCGCGTCCTGCTGATCAAGCTCGCCGACCGCCTGCACAACGCCCGCACGTGGGGATTCGTCCCGCCCGAGAAAGCTGCGAAGAAGGCCAAGGAGACGCTCGAGATCTACGCGCCTCTGGCCAACCGCCTCGGTATCCAGGCGATCAAGTCCGAGCTCGAGGACCTCTCGTTCGCCGTGCTGCATCCGAAGATCTACAACGAGATCCACAACCTGATCGCCCAGCGCACCCCGCAGCGCGAGAAGTACCTCGCTCAGGTCGTCGAGGAGATCGACGAGGACCTGCGCGATCTGCGCATCCGAGGCAAGGTCGTCGGGCGTCCGAAGCAGCTGTACTCGGTGTACCAGAAGATGGTCGTACGAGGCCGTGAGTTCGACGACATCTACGACCTGATCGGCATCCGCGTGCTGGTCGCGTCGGTGCGCGACTGCTACGCGGTGCTCGGCGCCATCCACGCGCGCTGGACGCCGCTGCCCGGTCGCTTCAAGGACTACATCGCCACCCCGAAGTTCAACCTCTACCAGTCGCTGCACACCACGGTGATCGGACCGTCGGGTCGGACGGTCGAGATCCAGATCCGCACGCACGAGATGCACCAGCAGGCGGAGTACGGCGTCGCCGCGCACTGGATGTACAAAGAGCGGATGAACGGCGGCAAGACCGAGGTCCGCGCCGCCGACAACGACATGGCGTGGCTCGCGCACATCTCGGACTGGCAGGCCGAGACGGCGGATCCCGGCGAGTTCCTCGACTCTCTGCGCTTCGAGATCGGCGCGAAAGAGGTCTACGTCTTCACGCCGAAGGGGCGCGTCGTCGGGCTACCGGCGGGTGCGACACCGGTCGACTTCGCGTACGCGGTGCACACCGAGATCGGCCACCGCACGATGGGCTCGAAGGTCAACGGGCGCCTCGTGCCGTTGGAATCGGAGCTCAAGAGCGGTGACGTGGTCGAGGTCTTCACCTCGAAGAACCCCGACGCCGGCCCGAGCCAGGACTGGCTCGGCTTCGTCAAGAGCACCCGCGCACGCAACAAGATCCGCGGATGGTTCACGAAGGAGCGTCGCGAAGAGGCGATCGAGCAGGGCAAGGAGGCCATCGCTCGCGCGATGCGCCGCCAGAACATGCCGCTGCAGCGCCTGATGAGCCAGGACTCGTTCGCCGAGGTCGCACATCAGCTCCGCTATGAGGACGTCTCTGCGCTGTATGCCGCCGTGGGCGAAGGTCACGTCTCCACGCAGTCCGTGCTCGAGAAGGTCACCGCGCTGGTCGCGGCGACCGATCCCGCCACAGGTCCGATCGACCTCCCCGGCAGCATGCCGTCGCGGGAGCCACGGGCAGGGGATTCGGGTGTCCTGGTGCGCGGAGCATCGGACATCCTCGTGAAAGTCGCGAAGTGCTGCACTCCGGTTCCCGGAGACGAGATCGTCGGTTTCGTGACGCGTGGCAGCGGCGTGTCCGTGCACCGCACGGACTGCCCGAACGTCAAGGCGCTCGCGAGCGAGGAGGACCGCTTCGTCGAGGTGTCGTGGGCCCCGACGACGAAGAGCGTCTTCCGGGTGCAGATCCAGGTCGAGGCCCTCGACCGTTCGGGGCTGCTCTCGGATGTCACCCGGGTGCTGAGCGAGCATCACGTCAACATCCTGTCGGCGACCGTCAGCACCACCGACGAACGCCTCGCCATCAGCCGCTTCGTCTTCGAGATGGGCGATGCCGTCCACCTCGACCGGGTGCTGAACGCGGTGCGTCGCATCGACGCGGTATATGACGTGTACCGCGTCACCTCGTCCTGA
- the ruvC gene encoding crossover junction endodeoxyribonuclease RuvC: protein MTSSSLRVLGIDPGLTRCGVGVVDVDRARRGTLVHVGVIRSAPDLPIGERLAIVAAGIREVLELHRPDAVAVERVFAQQNSHTVMGTAQASGVALLLAAEAGLPAATHTPSEVKAAVTGYGSADKRQVQTMIARILRLDAPPQPPDAADALAIALCHAWRRGAAGVPGVDALTPAQKAWADAERVARTYLRSGA, encoded by the coding sequence GTGACCTCCTCCTCGCTTCGCGTGCTCGGCATAGACCCGGGTCTCACCCGGTGCGGCGTGGGGGTCGTCGACGTCGACCGGGCTCGACGAGGGACGCTCGTGCATGTCGGAGTCATCCGCTCGGCGCCCGATCTCCCGATCGGCGAACGACTCGCGATCGTCGCCGCAGGCATCCGAGAGGTGCTGGAGCTCCATCGGCCCGATGCTGTCGCGGTCGAGCGCGTGTTCGCGCAGCAGAACAGTCACACGGTGATGGGCACGGCCCAGGCGAGCGGCGTGGCTCTGCTGCTCGCTGCTGAGGCAGGACTCCCGGCGGCCACGCACACTCCGAGCGAGGTCAAGGCGGCGGTCACCGGCTACGGCTCGGCGGACAAGCGTCAGGTGCAGACCATGATCGCCCGGATCCTGCGCCTGGATGCGCCGCCGCAGCCGCCGGATGCCGCTGACGCCCTCGCGATCGCGCTCTGCCACGCGTGGCGTCGGGGCGCAGCGGGGGTCCCGGGCGTGGACGCGCTCACCCCGGCCCAGAAGGCATGGGCCGACGCGGAGCGTGTCGCTCGAACATATCTACGATCGGGTGCGTAG
- a CDS encoding preprotein translocase subunit YajC yields the protein MPMEILLFGLLAVLVVFMFVNGRKRQKQMKAEQEEKATKTVPGVKVLLQGGIYGTIVAYDHDDLDSPALVEIAPGTVIEVHSQAILRIVEPKDAIETDPAVLAAEDAPIVNDVPVVDDAPALETPEETRRRLERDADDK from the coding sequence ATGCCCATGGAAATCCTCCTCTTCGGCCTTCTCGCCGTTCTCGTCGTCTTCATGTTCGTCAACGGACGCAAGCGCCAGAAGCAGATGAAGGCTGAGCAGGAGGAGAAGGCGACCAAGACCGTTCCCGGGGTCAAGGTGCTCCTCCAGGGTGGTATCTACGGCACGATCGTGGCCTACGACCACGACGACCTCGACTCGCCCGCGCTCGTCGAGATCGCTCCCGGCACCGTCATCGAGGTGCACAGCCAGGCGATCCTGCGCATCGTCGAGCCCAAGGACGCGATCGAGACCGACCCGGCAGTGCTCGCCGCCGAGGATGCACCGATCGTGAACGACGTTCCCGTCGTCGACGACGCTCCGGCCCTCGAGACTCCCGAGGAGACCCGTCGCCGTCTCGAGCGCGACGCCGACGACAAGTAG
- the secD gene encoding protein translocase subunit SecD — MATSSPVRHAWRVLMGLLLVTGVLFGINALGVHVFEKSSWTPELALDLQGGTQIVLSAETEDGAAPSPEQLDQAAAIIRQRVDASGVAEADITTEGGRNIVVQIPGVADEQTRARIQSSAQLEFRPVLATTAGTNQYVGEDGNETAYPTPDDSLNATPTAEPTDASDLAWVTDRLAAEFQAYDCANPENDPSNAPKDQPLIACDPSGQAKYLLGPTELTGDAITDASAGRDPKTGAWLVQLTMNGDGAEAFGEVSTRLNQNRLAELSPRDQFAFVLDGSVISAPRMNGQILDGRPSISGDFNQESATALADQLKFGALPLSFEVQSSDTISATLGTQQLQIGLIAGLIGLALVAIYSLIVYRALGSVIIASIAVMAVLTYIIICILAWRLGFRLSLAGVAGLIVSIGFTADSFIVYFERIRDELRDGKSITSAVEDGWGRAKRTIYISKSINILAAVVLYILADSTVKGFAFTLGLTTLIDVFIFVIFTHPVMQLLARTKFFGGGHKLSGLDPESLGAVYRSRSQFRQVSTATAGRGAKNARAKGEAERRQTIAERKRAEALAGERTTRTGSEGDA; from the coding sequence GTGGCCACTTCTTCTCCGGTCCGTCATGCCTGGCGGGTCCTCATGGGCCTGCTCCTGGTGACGGGCGTCCTCTTCGGCATCAACGCGCTCGGCGTCCACGTGTTCGAGAAGAGCTCCTGGACTCCTGAGCTCGCGCTCGACCTGCAGGGCGGCACGCAGATCGTGCTCAGTGCCGAGACCGAGGACGGCGCTGCGCCCTCCCCGGAGCAGCTCGATCAGGCGGCCGCGATCATCCGCCAGCGCGTCGATGCGTCCGGTGTGGCCGAGGCCGACATCACCACCGAGGGCGGCCGCAACATCGTGGTGCAGATCCCGGGTGTCGCAGACGAGCAGACGCGTGCGCGCATCCAGTCGAGCGCGCAGCTGGAGTTCCGCCCGGTGCTCGCCACGACGGCCGGCACGAATCAGTACGTGGGTGAAGACGGCAACGAGACGGCGTATCCGACCCCGGACGACTCGCTGAACGCGACGCCGACGGCCGAGCCGACGGACGCGAGCGACCTCGCCTGGGTGACCGACAGGCTCGCCGCGGAGTTCCAGGCCTACGACTGCGCCAACCCCGAGAACGACCCCTCGAATGCGCCCAAGGACCAGCCGCTCATCGCGTGCGATCCCTCGGGCCAGGCGAAGTACCTCCTCGGTCCGACCGAGCTCACGGGTGACGCCATCACCGACGCATCCGCGGGCCGCGACCCGAAGACGGGCGCGTGGCTCGTCCAGCTGACGATGAACGGCGACGGCGCCGAGGCCTTCGGCGAGGTGAGCACCCGCCTCAACCAGAACCGCCTCGCGGAGCTCTCACCGCGTGATCAGTTCGCCTTCGTCCTCGACGGATCGGTGATCAGCGCACCGCGCATGAACGGACAGATCCTCGACGGTCGCCCGAGCATCTCGGGAGACTTCAACCAGGAGTCGGCGACTGCCCTCGCCGACCAGCTCAAATTTGGCGCCCTGCCCCTGAGCTTCGAGGTTCAGAGCTCCGACACCATCTCCGCGACCCTCGGCACCCAGCAGCTTCAGATCGGTCTCATCGCGGGCCTCATCGGTCTCGCACTCGTGGCGATCTACTCACTGATCGTCTATCGGGCGCTCGGCTCCGTGATCATCGCGTCCATCGCCGTGATGGCGGTTCTGACGTACATCATCATCTGCATCCTCGCGTGGCGATTGGGCTTCCGCCTGTCGCTCGCCGGCGTCGCGGGCCTCATCGTCTCGATCGGCTTCACCGCCGACTCGTTCATCGTGTACTTCGAGAGGATCCGAGACGAGCTCCGCGACGGAAAGTCGATCACCTCGGCGGTCGAAGACGGCTGGGGCAGAGCGAAGCGCACGATCTACATCTCGAAGTCGATCAACATCCTCGCGGCAGTGGTGCTGTACATCCTCGCGGACTCCACGGTGAAGGGCTTCGCCTTCACTCTGGGGCTCACGACCCTCATCGACGTGTTCATCTTCGTGATATTCACGCACCCGGTGATGCAGCTGCTCGCCCGCACCAAGTTCTTCGGCGGGGGCCACAAGCTCTCCGGCCTCGATCCCGAATCGCTCGGTGCGGTGTACCGCAGCCGATCGCAGTTCCGTCAGGTGTCGACCGCCACCGCGGGCCGCGGGGCGAAGAACGCCAGAGCCAAGGGCGAAGCCGAGCGCCGTCAGACCATCGCAGAGCGCAAGCGCGCCGAAGCACTAGCCGGTGAGAGAACCACCCGCACCGGAAGCGAGGGGGACGCCTGA
- a CDS encoding pyridoxal phosphate-dependent decarboxylase family protein: MDQSVDDDRIRGLDAAHRAALEFLGSLDDRPVWPRATLAEMLDAFGGPLPAEGMDPEEVIGEIVSRADPGLVAIPGGRFFGFVIGGTHPAALAADWLVSAWDQNSGSALLTPTTVALERIAGRWMLDILGLPDDASVGFVTGGQMANFTCLATARNAVLARVGWNLSEKGLHGSPQMRFVVGADRHGSIDRAARFLGIGRTGITAVESDAQGRMRPDALDSVLADGSGPTIVCLQAGEVHTGAFDDFAALIPLAHRHGAWVHVDGAFGLWAAASESLRPLTAGMSDADSWATDAHKTLNVPYDCGMAIVRDPADSIAAFRTGGDYLIYTSLDPWDVTPELSRRARGVPAWAAMRSLGRDGISNLIDRLHENAVAMAEGLTTIDGIRILNDVDYTQVMFCLDSDEATRRLGEAVLVEGTAAMTGAEWRGRAALRCSMSSWATTRDDIDRTVGAIRTLVSR; the protein is encoded by the coding sequence ATGGACCAGAGCGTCGACGATGACAGGATCCGCGGACTGGACGCCGCCCACCGAGCAGCACTCGAGTTCCTCGGGTCGCTCGACGACAGACCGGTGTGGCCGCGGGCGACCCTCGCCGAGATGCTCGACGCCTTCGGTGGCCCCCTGCCCGCCGAAGGCATGGACCCGGAAGAGGTGATCGGCGAGATCGTGTCGCGGGCGGACCCCGGTCTCGTCGCGATCCCCGGAGGACGATTCTTCGGGTTCGTCATCGGCGGCACGCATCCCGCTGCCCTCGCCGCCGACTGGCTCGTGTCCGCCTGGGACCAGAATTCGGGATCCGCCCTGCTCACGCCGACGACCGTGGCGTTGGAGCGCATAGCCGGCCGGTGGATGCTCGACATCCTGGGCCTGCCCGACGACGCGAGCGTCGGATTCGTCACCGGCGGCCAGATGGCGAACTTCACCTGCCTCGCGACGGCACGGAACGCCGTTCTCGCTCGAGTCGGCTGGAACCTCAGCGAGAAGGGACTGCACGGATCTCCGCAGATGCGCTTCGTCGTAGGTGCCGACCGCCATGGGTCGATCGACCGTGCAGCGCGGTTCCTCGGGATCGGACGCACCGGCATCACTGCCGTCGAATCCGACGCGCAGGGGCGCATGCGACCAGACGCCCTGGACAGCGTCCTCGCGGACGGCTCCGGACCGACCATCGTCTGTCTACAGGCCGGAGAGGTGCACACCGGCGCATTCGACGACTTCGCTGCCCTCATACCGTTAGCCCATCGGCACGGAGCCTGGGTGCACGTCGACGGCGCATTCGGCCTCTGGGCCGCGGCCTCCGAGTCGCTGCGGCCGCTGACGGCGGGCATGTCCGACGCCGATTCGTGGGCGACAGACGCGCATAAGACGCTCAACGTGCCCTACGACTGCGGCATGGCGATCGTCCGCGACCCTGCGGACTCGATCGCCGCGTTCCGCACGGGTGGCGATTACCTCATCTACACGAGTCTGGACCCGTGGGACGTGACGCCGGAACTGTCCCGTCGCGCACGCGGCGTGCCCGCGTGGGCGGCGATGCGCAGCCTCGGACGGGACGGCATCTCAAACCTGATCGACAGGCTGCACGAGAACGCGGTGGCGATGGCCGAGGGGCTCACGACGATCGACGGCATCCGCATCCTCAACGACGTCGACTACACGCAGGTCATGTTCTGTCTCGATTCCGATGAGGCGACGCGACGGCTGGGTGAGGCCGTGCTCGTGGAGGGCACCGCCGCCATGACCGGGGCCGAGTGGAGAGGTCGCGCTGCGCTGCGCTGCTCGATGTCGTCCTGGGCGACGACCCGGGACGACATCGACCGCACGGTCGGCGCGATCCGAACTCTCGTGTCGCGCTGA
- a CDS encoding YebC/PmpR family DNA-binding transcriptional regulator — MSGHSKWATTKHKKAIIDSRRAKSWAKLIKNIEVAAKLGGADLQGNPTLFDAVQKAKKTSVPKDNIDRAVKRGAGIGGEAVEYTSIMYEGYGPNGVAMMIECLTDNKNRAAAEVRTALSRNGGTLADPGSVAYNFSRKGVIVVGSEGTTEDDVMMAALEAGAEEIEPHAEGFEIITEATDLVTVRSALQEAGIDYESADVEFVPNLKVEIDADTARKIFRLIDALEDSEDVQNVFTNFDLTAEVQAELENDDA, encoded by the coding sequence ATGTCCGGGCATTCCAAGTGGGCCACCACGAAGCACAAGAAGGCCATCATCGACTCCAGGCGCGCCAAGTCCTGGGCCAAGCTCATCAAGAACATCGAGGTCGCGGCCAAGCTCGGCGGAGCCGACCTGCAGGGAAACCCGACGCTGTTCGACGCGGTGCAGAAGGCGAAGAAGACGTCGGTCCCGAAGGACAACATCGATCGCGCAGTGAAGCGCGGCGCGGGCATCGGCGGCGAAGCGGTCGAGTACACCTCGATCATGTACGAGGGGTACGGACCCAACGGCGTCGCGATGATGATCGAATGTCTGACCGACAACAAGAACCGTGCTGCGGCCGAGGTCCGCACTGCTCTCAGCCGCAACGGCGGAACCCTCGCCGACCCGGGCAGCGTCGCCTACAACTTCAGCCGCAAGGGCGTGATCGTGGTCGGCTCCGAGGGGACCACCGAGGATGACGTGATGATGGCCGCGCTCGAAGCGGGGGCCGAAGAGATCGAGCCGCACGCCGAGGGCTTCGAGATCATCACCGAGGCGACGGATCTCGTGACCGTCCGCAGCGCGCTGCAGGAGGCGGGAATCGACTACGAATCCGCCGACGTCGAGTTCGTGCCGAACCTCAAGGTCGAGATCGACGCCGACACCGCTCGCAAGATCTTCCGCCTCATCGATGCACTCGAAGACAGCGAGGACGTGCAGAACGTCTTCACCAACTTCGATCTCACCGCCGAGGTGCAGGCCGAGCTCGAGAACGACGACGCGTAG
- the ruvB gene encoding Holliday junction branch migration DNA helicase RuvB — translation MSDIRDAAEPSDDTELAIEGALRPTSLGEFVGQQKVRGQLQLLLDAARIQNRPPDHILLAGPPGLGKTTLAMIVAHESERPLRLSSGPAIQHAGDLAALLSSLVPGEVLFIDEIHRMARSAEEMLYLAMEDFRIDIMVGKGAGATSIPLDLAPFTLVGATTRSGLLPNPLRDRFGFTGHLEFYEEAELERVIARSALMLGVDLPRDSLSEIARRSRGTPRIANRLLRRVRDYALVHGGGAASLVGVKAALELYDVDPIGLDRLDRAVLEALVRRFRGGPVGLSTLAVAVGEEAETVESVVEPYLVRIGFLGRTPRGRVAMPEAYSHLGIAHPDGALRLDDL, via the coding sequence GTGTCTGACATCCGCGACGCCGCCGAGCCCTCAGACGACACCGAGCTGGCGATCGAGGGAGCCCTGCGACCCACGAGCCTGGGTGAGTTCGTCGGTCAGCAGAAGGTGCGGGGGCAGCTCCAGCTGCTCCTCGATGCCGCACGGATCCAGAATCGCCCGCCCGACCACATCCTGCTCGCGGGCCCGCCCGGGCTCGGCAAGACCACGCTGGCGATGATCGTCGCGCACGAGAGCGAACGTCCGCTGCGCCTCTCGAGCGGACCGGCGATCCAGCACGCCGGCGACCTCGCCGCGCTCCTCTCGAGCCTCGTGCCCGGCGAGGTGCTGTTCATCGACGAGATCCACCGGATGGCGCGGTCGGCGGAGGAGATGCTCTATCTCGCGATGGAGGACTTCCGCATCGACATCATGGTGGGCAAGGGCGCGGGGGCGACCAGCATCCCGCTGGACCTCGCACCGTTCACGCTCGTGGGTGCGACGACGCGCTCGGGTCTGCTGCCGAACCCGCTGCGGGATCGCTTCGGCTTCACCGGTCACCTGGAGTTCTACGAGGAGGCGGAGCTCGAGCGCGTCATCGCTCGCTCGGCCCTCATGCTGGGCGTCGATCTGCCGCGGGATTCGCTGTCGGAGATCGCTCGTCGCTCGCGCGGCACTCCTCGTATCGCGAACCGCCTGCTGCGTCGAGTGCGCGACTATGCGCTCGTTCACGGCGGCGGCGCGGCCTCCCTGGTCGGGGTCAAGGCGGCGCTGGAGCTCTACGACGTCGACCCCATCGGACTGGACCGCCTCGACAGAGCGGTGCTCGAGGCGCTCGTTCGGCGCTTCCGCGGGGGTCCCGTGGGGCTCAGCACGCTCGCGGTCGCAGTGGGCGAGGAGGCCGAGACGGTCGAGAGCGTCGTCGAGCCCTATCTCGTGCGCATCGGATTCCTGGGTCGCACACCTCGAGGTCGCGTCGCCATGCCGGAGGCCTACAGCCACCTCGGCATCGCGCACCCGGACGGGGCGCTCCGACTTGATGACCTATAA
- the ruvA gene encoding Holliday junction branch migration protein RuvA has protein sequence MISSLHGAVLHSTADQVIIDVGGVGFSVSVPADVAHTATVGEKLMLHTSLIVREDALSLYGFADRSELEIFGLLISVTGVGPKSALGVLSHLTVDQIAEAVTSEDDAPFRRVSGIGPKTAKLIVLQLAGKVHPVGAASKPAANGPVDVVDQVAAALVGLGWSEKVAAEAAAQTAAEASEAERAAVAQLLRRTLALLGPARV, from the coding sequence ATGATCTCCTCGCTGCACGGCGCTGTCCTCCACTCGACCGCCGATCAGGTCATCATCGACGTCGGGGGAGTCGGGTTCTCCGTCTCGGTGCCCGCAGACGTGGCTCACACCGCGACCGTCGGCGAGAAGCTGATGCTGCACACGAGCCTCATCGTGCGCGAGGATGCGCTGTCGCTCTACGGGTTCGCCGACCGCAGCGAGCTGGAGATCTTCGGTCTGCTGATCAGCGTGACCGGCGTCGGGCCGAAGTCGGCGCTGGGGGTGCTGTCGCATCTCACCGTCGACCAGATCGCGGAAGCCGTGACATCGGAGGATGACGCCCCGTTCCGCCGTGTCTCGGGTATCGGCCCCAAGACCGCCAAGCTCATCGTCCTCCAGCTCGCGGGCAAGGTGCATCCGGTGGGCGCGGCGTCGAAGCCCGCCGCGAACGGACCCGTCGACGTCGTCGATCAGGTCGCTGCCGCGCTCGTCGGTCTGGGGTGGTCCGAGAAGGTCGCCGCCGAGGCCGCCGCGCAGACGGCCGCGGAGGCCTCTGAGGCCGAGCGGGCAGCCGTCGCACAGTTGCTGCGCCGCACGCTCGCACTGCTGGGGCCGGCGCGTGTCTGA